Proteins encoded within one genomic window of Synechococcus sp. PCC 7335:
- a CDS encoding protochlorophyllide reductase, translated as MEQPQSSNVIITGASSGVGLYAAKSLAARGWHVIMACRNLPKAERVAKEVGMPEGSYTILKLDLSSLDSVRQFVEDFRATGRSLDALVVNAAIYKPSLKSPERSVDGYEISVATNHLGHFLLCNLLLEDMKKAAHPEPRLVTLGTVTANPKELGGKIPIPAPPDLGDLKGMELGFKSPIAMIDGKKFKPGKAYKDSKLCNMLTMLEMHRRYHDETGIVFNALYPGCVAESDLFRDAPKLFQTIFPFFQKNITGGYVSEEESGDRVAKVVDEEGFNKSGVYWSWGNRQDKNREAFCQEVSNEAADANKAGKLWDLSEKLVGLA; from the coding sequence ATGGAACAGCCCCAAAGTTCTAACGTAATTATCACAGGAGCCTCCTCTGGTGTTGGTTTGTACGCTGCCAAGTCACTGGCTGCGCGTGGATGGCATGTGATTATGGCCTGCCGCAATTTGCCAAAGGCAGAGCGAGTAGCCAAAGAAGTGGGGATGCCAGAAGGGAGCTATACGATTCTCAAGCTGGATCTGTCGTCTTTGGACAGCGTTCGGCAGTTTGTAGAAGATTTTAGGGCCACGGGGCGATCGCTCGATGCGTTAGTCGTCAATGCCGCAATTTATAAACCTAGCCTTAAGTCGCCTGAGCGCAGCGTCGATGGCTATGAAATCAGCGTCGCCACCAATCATCTGGGGCACTTCTTACTCTGCAATTTGCTGCTAGAAGATATGAAGAAGGCAGCTCATCCAGAACCTCGGCTAGTGACTCTGGGGACTGTGACGGCCAACCCCAAGGAGCTAGGGGGTAAAATTCCGATTCCGGCACCGCCAGACTTAGGTGATTTGAAAGGTATGGAACTAGGCTTTAAATCACCCATTGCAATGATTGATGGAAAGAAGTTTAAGCCAGGGAAGGCGTACAAAGATAGCAAGCTTTGCAATATGCTGACGATGCTAGAGATGCATCGCCGCTATCACGATGAAACTGGCATTGTTTTCAATGCGCTTTATCCGGGCTGTGTAGCAGAGTCAGACTTGTTTAGAGACGCCCCAAAGCTGTTTCAAACAATTTTCCCGTTCTTTCAGAAGAATATTACAGGGGGGTATGTCTCTGAAGAAGAATCGGGCGATCGCGTCGCCAAAGTGGTCGATGAAGAAGGGTTCAACAAATCCGGCGTCTACTGGAGCTGGGGCAATCGGCAAGACAAGAATCGCGAAGCCTTTTGTCAAGAAGTCTCTAACGAAGCTGCAGATGCAAACAAAGCAGGTAAGCTTTGGGATCTAAGTGAGAAATTAGTAGGACTAGCATAG
- a CDS encoding VOC family protein: MFDHLSIGVADLPKSLAFYDAALKPLGINRMFAMGDRGIAAYVDSDQVSFWLYSKDADQQELDKRLHLPRFHLAFKATDRTAVDASYQAALAAGGTDAGAPGVRAQYHPNYYAAYIRDLNGYKIEVVCQK, from the coding sequence GTGTTCGATCATCTCTCTATTGGTGTAGCTGATTTGCCAAAGAGTTTAGCGTTCTACGACGCAGCGCTAAAGCCATTAGGAATCAATCGGATGTTTGCAATGGGCGATCGCGGTATTGCCGCCTATGTTGATTCTGACCAGGTTTCCTTCTGGCTGTATTCCAAAGACGCCGACCAGCAGGAACTGGACAAACGACTCCATCTGCCTCGATTTCACCTAGCATTCAAAGCCACGGACCGAACGGCCGTAGACGCATCCTACCAAGCGGCACTCGCCGCAGGCGGCACCGACGCAGGCGCACCCGGCGTCCGCGCTCAGTATCACCCAAACTACTATGCTGCCTACATCCGCGATCTAAACGGCTACAAGATAGAGGTAGTCTGTCAAAAGTGA
- a CDS encoding PPC domain-containing DNA-binding protein, translating into MHDVIAIRLHPGADVRQHLEDFSKEQKISAGAILGAVGSLSKTCLRFADSGVHTELSGKQEVLTLSGMLSEAGVHLHMSVADSTGECRGGHVVYGCIVYTTLELAIALLPNTTFQRIFDINTGFKELKVIS; encoded by the coding sequence TTGCACGATGTTATCGCCATCCGGCTGCACCCAGGAGCAGATGTTCGCCAGCATTTAGAAGACTTTTCCAAAGAACAGAAGATCAGCGCTGGTGCGATTCTTGGCGCGGTTGGTAGCTTGTCAAAAACTTGCTTACGCTTTGCCGATAGCGGCGTGCATACAGAACTGAGCGGAAAACAGGAAGTGCTTACCCTATCTGGAATGCTCAGCGAAGCGGGCGTACATCTACACATGAGCGTGGCTGACTCCACCGGTGAATGTAGGGGCGGGCATGTGGTGTATGGCTGTATCGTTTATACGACGTTAGAGCTTGCGATCGCGCTTTTACCAAACACAACCTTCCAGCGCATCTTCGATATCAACACCGGGTTTAAAGAATTAAAAGTCATATCATGA
- a CDS encoding IS982 family transposase: MFSLEELFCHVDDFCQVFEPLWQRQLLSHHLKTRQRARSLSLSEVMTILIGFHQSHYRTFKHYYVHHVCQYWKQAFPTLVSYNRFVEWTPSCLFPLCCYLKRCFGRCTGISFIDATSLSVCHNRRIWQHKVCKDTAARGKTSVGWFYGFKLHLVVNECGELLNLTLTPGNTDDREPAFDLLTGLWGKVCADKGYVSKQLAKQLLDAFNIEFFAKPRCNMKNQLVRLTDKLLSRKRSIIETIIDQLKNISQIEHSRHRSPVNCWVNILCGLIAYCHQPKKPSLHMEWELPPAA; encoded by the coding sequence ATGTTCAGCTTAGAAGAACTGTTCTGCCACGTCGATGACTTCTGCCAAGTGTTTGAACCCCTCTGGCAGCGTCAACTGCTAAGCCACCATCTAAAGACGCGACAACGCGCTCGTTCGCTGAGCCTAAGCGAAGTGATGACGATACTCATCGGCTTTCACCAAAGCCACTACCGCACCTTCAAACACTACTACGTTCATCATGTATGCCAGTACTGGAAGCAAGCGTTTCCAACGCTAGTCAGCTATAACCGCTTTGTCGAATGGACGCCCTCTTGTTTGTTTCCCTTGTGTTGTTATCTGAAGCGCTGCTTCGGCCGTTGTACAGGCATTAGTTTTATCGATGCGACCAGTCTATCGGTCTGCCACAACCGTCGGATCTGGCAGCATAAGGTCTGCAAAGATACGGCAGCTAGGGGCAAAACCTCTGTCGGCTGGTTCTATGGCTTCAAGCTACACCTCGTGGTGAACGAGTGCGGTGAACTACTCAACCTCACCCTGACCCCGGGCAATACGGACGACCGTGAGCCCGCCTTTGACTTACTTACTGGACTATGGGGAAAAGTCTGCGCAGACAAAGGCTATGTATCGAAGCAGCTGGCCAAGCAACTACTCGACGCGTTCAACATCGAGTTCTTTGCTAAGCCTCGGTGCAACATGAAGAACCAGCTAGTGCGGCTAACTGACAAGCTACTCTCGCGCAAACGTTCCATCATCGAAACGATTATCGACCAACTGAAGAACATTTCGCAGATAGAGCATTCTCGTCACCGTAGTCCGGTCAACTGCTGGGTCAACATCCTCTGTGGACTGATTGCTTATTGCCACCAACCGAAGAAGCCTTCTCTCCATATGGAATGGGAACTTCCCCCTGCTGCTTAA